Within Deltaproteobacteria bacterium, the genomic segment TTGCGCCCGTAACGCAACTCAGCCTGCGCCATGTCGATCGCACCTTGATGATGCGGAACCATCGTCGCGACGAAGTCAGCGTCCACGTCGCCGGAGGGCTTCACGTCCATGGCGGCCATCATCTTCGCCATGGCAGCGTCGTTTTCGGCCAGGAACAGTGCCTCCATACTCGTGGCGAGAGACGTCGCGCCACCGATCAGCGCCACCGCCAACAGCGCCGATCGCGCAGGGAAGAGAGCGTGGGGGAAGCGATACATCGGGGCGCCTTTCATCACCGTGGTTCCCTACGCGGCGAGATCGTCTCTCACGGGCTCGATCTCGTGGGTGAAGAGGATGAGCTTCTGGCCGCTGTCGAAGCGGACGGTGAAGAGCTCGCGGCCGAGGTTCTCGCGCTGCGACACGAGAGTCCCCAGCGTAGCCCGTCGAACGATCCCTCCCGGGCATACAATGGTGCACGCCGAGCGGCAGCGCGTCCCTGGAATGAGCGACATGGCTGTCTCCTTCCCTCGTTCAGGCTGCAGTGAAGGTGGTCAGGTCAAAGCGCGCCCCTTTGAAGGTTCCGCAGAGCCGGAGGAGCGTGATGCTCGGCGCCATCGCTGTACCCTCCGCTCTCGGTTCTCAGGCAAGTTCGATGCCAGGCCGATGGACACGCTTCCGACTCGCGACTCTTCCGCGGCGTAGCGGCCTCGCGCCCCCTGCCCTCTTGTCTGCCGACCTGTCGGCACACATGCCGAGCCGTCGGCAGCTCCCGTCCCTCCGTCCTCCAACATCCACACCCCAGCGATGGTCCGGATGATGCACTCGGGACGGTCGGGAGGTACACCGAGATGACCGGGTTGCCCATGCTGGTCATGGTAGGCGTGCTCGCCGCCGCCGCGGTCGTCCGCGGCGTGCCGATGGTTCGGGACGCAGCTCGAGTGCGACGTCGGGGCGAGCCGCGTTTGCCCGGATGACCACGCGGCATCTCTGATCCAGCGGGTCCGGCGAAAGCGCACGAGCAGAAACACGGGGTGCCGTCATGAAGGTCGGATTCATCGGGCTCGGTCACATGGGAACGGGCATGGCAGCGAACCTGCTCCGGGCCGGCCACGAGGTCACGGTCTACAATCGCACGCCCAGCAGGGCGCGAGCGCTGGTCGAGCATGGAGCGCGCGCCGCCGCCCAGGTGGCAGACGCCTGCCGGGGCGATGCCGTCATCACGATGCTGGCAGACGATGGGGCCGTCGAAGGCGTCGTATTCGGCGAGAACGGCGTGA encodes:
- a CDS encoding DUF305 domain-containing protein; the encoded protein is MKGAPMYRFPHALFPARSALLAVALIGGATSLATSMEALFLAENDAAMAKMMAAMDVKPSGDVDADFVATMVPHHQGAIDMAQAELRYGRNEQLRRLAQEIIVMQHEEIAAMRLAIGQPLPSAPSPDQKPPAASPDGHPTFSPMNVHPGL